A segment of the Paracoccus suum genome:
CGCCTCGGTCGCGCCGCGGAAACCCTCGGCCGCGAGGGTGGCCGCCATCAGGCCTTTCATCGCCGCCTCGCCCACCTGGTAGCGCTTGTTCCAGGCGCCATTTTCCAGGAACTGCAGCGAGCCGGAGGCTTGGCTCGCCGCGATGCCGAAGGCCGAGACCATCGCCTCTGGCGACAGCCCCAGCAGCCGGCCCGCCGCCGCTGCCGCGCCGAAGGTGCCGGCCGTCGCCGTGGGGTGAAACCCGCGTGCGTAATGCGCGGTCGGGTCAAGCGCCATGCCGAGGCGGCAGCAGACCTCGAAGCCGATGACGGTGGCGACCAGCAGTTCTTGCCCGGTGGCATCCGTCAGCTCCGCCGCGGCCAGTGGCGCCGGCACCACGGGCGCACTCGGGTGCAGCGAGCTATCGGAATGGGTGTCGTCGAAATCCAGCGAGTGGCCGAAGGCGCCGTTCAGCAGTGCGGCCGCCCCTGCGCCAAAGCGGCGCTGCAGGCCCAGGACGGTGCAATCGCCCCCGCCGGCAAGCCCCAGCCGGTCCAGCATCGCAAGCATGGCCGGGCTGGAAGCGCTGTCGTTCGACGCACGGATGGCCGAGCCGGCCAGATCGGTCACCAGCGCCAGCGCCCTCGTGGTAACTTCCCGGGGAATCGTGGCGGCCGGCGTCAGGACGCTGAAATCGGCCAGGGTTCGCGTGATGGTCATTGGCTGCCCCTTCTGGATGCGCCGGTGATCAGGACGGCAATGGCCGCCACTTGTCCAATAGGGCTTCGACAGGCGCGCCATAACATTCTGGCATGGCGCCGCAGGCAATCCCTTGTTTGCCGTCAGGGTCGCCTTGTGCTTCCATGCCCTCTGCCTGCCGGGACCCCGCCGATGATGGACCTTCGCCAGCTTCGCTATTTCATCGCCATTGCCGAGCAAGGCTCGTTCTCGCGGGCTGCGGTGGTGCTGCATGTCGCGCAGCCCGCCCTGTCGCTGCACGTGCGGAACATGGAGGCCGCCCTCGGCACCGCGCTGCTGGTGCGGACCCCGCGCGGGGTCGAGCTGACCGAGGCCGGCACCATCCTGTTGCGCCATGCACGCATCATCATGGACCAGATCACCGTCGCCGCCGAGGAGGTGCGCGGCCGCCATAGCGATCCCGCGGGCGACGTGCGCCTCGGCCTGCCCGGCACCATCGGCCAGATCCTTGCCGTGCCACTGATCACCGCCGCCAACCAGCGCTACCCGCGGATCAAGCTGCGCATCGCCGAGGCGATGAGCGGCTTTATCCTCGAATGGATGCGCGAAGGGCGGATCGATCTGGCGGTGCTTTACGGCCAGGCGGCCGAGCACGGCATCCGGACCGAGCAGTTGCTGGACGAGCAGTTGCAGTTCTTTGGGCCCGCCGAGGGACTGCGGTCGGAGGTCCTGCCGCCGCCCCACAGCCCGCTGGCCTTTGCCGAGATCGCCCGCCTGCCGCTGATCCTGCCGGGCATCGGCCACGGGCTGCGTGACCTGCTCGGCCGCCATGCCCAGGTCCATCAGGTGGAACTGAACACCGTGATCGACGTCGAATCCTACAGCAACATCAAGGCACTGGTGGCCGAGGGGTTGGGCTATTCGATCCTGCCCGAGCACGCCATCGCGGCTGAGGTTGCGGAGGCGCGGCTGCGCAGCTGGCCGGTTGCCGCGCCGGGCATCACGCGCGGCATCTACCTCGCCCATTCCGCCAGCCGGCCGATGACCAGCGCCGTGTCAACCGTGCTCGCCCTGGCGCGCGAGACGCTGCACGACCTGGCCCGAACCGGCCGCTGGATCGGCGCAACCGAACCTGCCGACGCCGCCCGCTAACCAGAGGGACAGCCATGCCGGCCATCAGCGAAGAGGATGTGATCGCCAGCGTCTCGGACGCCTTGCAATTCATATCGTACTACCACCCGGCGGACTTCATCCGCGCCATGTCCGATGCGTGGCGGACCGAGGAGAGCCCGGCTGCCAAGGGGGCCATGGCCCAGATCCTGGTCAATTCGCGCATGGCCGCCCTCGGCCATCGCCCGATCTGCCAGGACACGGGCGTTGCCAACATCACCGCCCGCATCGGCGTTCGCGCGCGCCTCGACTGGGACCGGCCGCTGCAGCAGATCGTCGATGACGCCGTGCGCCGCGCGTGGCGCCAGAATGACAACCCGCTGCGTGCATCGGTCGTTGCCGACCCGCTCGGCCAAAGGCGCAACACCGGCGACAATGCCCCGGCCATGCTGCATGTCGAGATGGTCGCGGGCGATCGCATCGCCTTTGACGTCTCGGCCAAGGGCGGCGGATCCGAGAACAAGTCCCGCTTTGCGGTCCTGAATCCCTCGGCTTCGGTCGCCGACTGGGTGGTCGAGGCCGTGGCCGGGATGGGCGCCGGCTGGTGCCCGCCGGGCATCCTCGGGGTGGGTATCGGCGGCAGCGTCGACAAGGCGATGGTCATGGCAAAGCAGGCCCTGAACGAGCCGCTCGACGCGCACCAGCTTCGCGCCCGCGGCGCCGCCACGCCGGAGGAGGAGCTGCGGCTGGAGTTGATCGACCGCATCAACGCCCTTGGAGTGGGGGCGCAGGGCCTTGGCGGGTTGACCACCGTGCTGGATGTCAAGGTGCGCAGCTTTCCGACCCATGCAGCCTCGCTGCCGGTTGCCGTCGTGCCGAACTGCGCGGCTACCCGGCATGTGCATTTCGAACTGGACGGTAGCGGCCCGGCGCGGCTGACGCCGCCCGATCTGTCCGACTGGCCCGAACTGGATTTCCGCGACGCCTGGCGCGATGCCCGACGCGTCGATCTGGACGGCCTGACCCGGGAGGAGATCGCCAGCTGGCAGCCCGGCGAGGCGCTGCTGCTGTCCGGCCGGATGCTGACCGGCCGCGACGCCGCCCATCGCCGCATCCAGCAGATGCTGGCCGCGGGCGAACTGCTGCCGGTCGATTTTCGCGATCGCGCCATCTATTATGTTGGCCCGGTCGACCCCGTTGCGGGCGAGGTCGTTGGCCCCGCGGGTCCCACCACCTCCAGTCGAATGGACGGCTACAGCGACATGATGCTGGACCGCCTCGGGGTCGCGCTGATGATCGGCAAAGCCGAGCGCGGGCCGCAAACGCTGGACGCCATCGCCCGCAACGGCGCCGCCTACCTGATCGCGGTGGGCGGGGCGGCCTATCTCGTCTCACAGGCGATCCGAGAGGCCCGCGTGATCGCCTTTGCCGAGCTCGGGATGGAGGCGATTCACGAATTCACCGTCAAGGATATGCCTGTCACCGTCGCCGTCGATGCGCGTGGCACCTCGGTCCATGTCACCGGCCCGAAGGCATGGCGCAGGCTCCCCGCCTGAAGCGGAACGGCGCGGGCGTTGCCCCCCGACCAAAGCTGTGCGGAGGGGCAGGCTTAATGGGAAAAAGGGGCGCCGTAGTTGCGCGCCCCGATCTTACTGGGTTCCCAGCGCCTTATAGGTTTGCTGGATCAGGTCGGCGCCGATGCGGTTCGCCATCTTCTCATGGACCGGGCGCAGCACCTTGTACCATTCCGCGCGCTCGCCCTCGGTCATGTCGTGGAACTCGGTCTTGCCGGTATCACGCATGGCCTGCAGGGCGGTCGCGTTCTCCTCCTCGGCGATGCCATTGGCATAGGCGGTCGCCTCGGCCATGGCCTTGTCCAGGTTGGCGCGGACGTCATCCGGCAGGCCGTCCCAGAACTTCTTGTTCACGATCACGGCGTAGCCGATGTAGCCGTGGTTCGAGACATTGGCGTATTTCTGCACCTCATAGACACGCTGGGTATAGGTGTTCGACGGCGTGTTTTCGGTGCCGTCCACCACGCCGGTCTGCAGCGCCTGGTAGACCTCGCTGAAGGCCATCACCTGCGGCACGGCGCCCAGCGCCTGGAACTGCGCTTCGAGGATCTTCGAGGACTGGATGCGCATCTTCAGCCCCAGGAAATCATCAGGGTTCACGACGGGCGAGTTCGCGGTCATGATCTTGAAGCCGTTGTCCCAGTAGGCGAGGCCCTTGATGCCCTTGGCATCCAGCTTGGCCATCAGGCCCTTGCCGACATCGCCCTCGGTGATCTTGCGCAGATCAGCACTGTCCTTGAACAGCATCGGCAGATCAAACAGCTCGAACTCGGGGACGCCCAGCGGGCCGAACTTGGCCAGCGATGGGGCGAGCATCTGGACGGCGCCCAATTGCAGCGCCTCCATCTCTTCCTTGTCCTTGTAGAGTTGGCTGTTGGGGTAGATCTCTACCTTGACCTTGCCCTCGGTGTATTTCTCGGCGAGTTCCTTGAACTTTTCGGCGCCCTTGCCCTTGGGCGTGTCGGGCGCGACGACGTGGCTGAACTTGATCGTGATCTGGTCTTGGGCGGCGGCCGGTGCGGCCGACCAAAGCGCCATCATTGCGGCGATGCCCGCAGCCCTGGTCAGGTTGCGAAATTCGAACATGCCTCTCCCCTCCATGTCGGTTGGGCCGCGCGGTTCCCCCCGGCAGCCCTCATGACCGGATTGTCGGCGGTGGCGTGATATTTCAAATATATGAAATATCTGGACGCCATAGCGATCAGCTATAACGTCCAGTCCAACTTCTGAGGCGTTGTTTTTTAAGAATTTTGGGGACGTTTCAGACCCCTAGGCACCAGCGCATCACGGCTTTTTGCGCGTGAAGGCGGTTTTCAGCCTCGTCCCAGACGACTGACTGCGGGCCGTCCATGACCGCGCTCGTGACCTCGTCATCGCGGTGCGCCGGAAGGCAATGCATGAACAGTGCGTCCGGGCCGGCCTGCGCCATCAGCGCCTCGTTGATCTGGTAGCCGCGCAGTTGATTGTGCCGCCGCTCGCGGGCCGAAACCGGATCGTGCATGCTGACCCAGGTGTCGGTTACCACCAGATCGGCGCCCTCGACGGCGCGGACGGGGTCGCGCTCGATCTCGGCACGCACGCCCTGGGCGCGGGCGAAATCCATGAAGGCCGCCTCGGGGTCCAGCGGCGGCGGGCCGGTGAAGGTAAAGTCAAAGCCGAACTGTCCGGCCGCGCCGATCAGCGAATGGCAGGTGTTGTTGCCGTCCCCCGACCAGACCACCTTGCGCCCGGCGATCGGCCCGCGATGCTCTTCGAAGGTCAGCACGTCGGCCATGATCTGGCAGGGATGGGTGCGGTTGGTCAGCCCGTTGATGACCGGCACGGTGGCGTGCTCGGCCATCTCATGCAACGTCGCCTCCTCGAAGGTGCGGATCATGATCAGGTCGACATAACGCGACAGCACGCGCGCGGTATCGGCGACTGTCTCGCCATGCCCCAGCTGCAGGTCGGCGCCGGACAGCACCATGGTCTGCCCGCCCATCTGCCGCACCCCCAGGTCAAAGCTGATGCGCGTGCGGGTCGAGGGTTTTTCAAAGATCAGTGCGACCATGCGGTTGGCCAGCGGCTGCTCGGCGTCGGGCGTCGCCTTGGGTGCATCGCCGCGCGCGGCTTTCATCACTCGCGCGGCGTCGATCATCGACCGCAGGTCAGGCTTGGGTGTGGTGTGGATGTCGAGGAAATTGGTCATATCGGGCACTCTGCCGCCGCGGCGGCTGCGAAAACGTCAGGCGAGGGGGTCCGGCTGGCGTTCCCCTCGTCGCGGCTTTCGCGGCCTGCCCCGGCGCATCGGCCTAAGCATGGCTTTCCGTCGGCAGGGCGGCCTCGACAGCCGTCGCGGCCCGGTCCAGCCGCGCAACCGCCTCGGCGATCTCGTCCTCGGTGATGGTCAGCGGCGGCAGCAGGCGCAGGGTGTTGTCCGCGGCGGCGACGGTCAGCAGGTGCTGGTCATAGCCCGCCTTGACCAGATCGGTCGGCGCGACCCGGCAGCGCAGGCCCAGCATCAGGCCTTGGCCGCGCACGGCCTCGAACACCGCGGGGTGAGCCGCGACAAGCCCTTCGAGCCGCTGGCGCAGCAGCGCGCCCTTGCGCCCGACCTCGGCCAGAAACTCCGGTTCCGCGACGATGCCCATGACCGCGGTGCCGACGGCGCAGGCCAGCGGGTTGCCGCCATAGGTGCTGCCATGGCTGCCGGCCGTCATCGGCAGCGCTGCCTTTTCGGTGGCCAGCACCGCGCCGAGGGGGAAGCCCCCGCCGATGCCCTTGGCGACCATCATGATATCGGGCGCGATGCCGGCCCATTCATGCGCGAACAGCCGGCCGGTGCGGCCCATGCCCGATTGCACCTCGTCCAGCACCAGCAGCGCGCCGGTGCTGTCGCACAGGGCGCGGATCTCGCGCAGGTCGGCATCGGGCATGACGCGGATGCCGCCCTCGCCCTGCACCGGCTCCAGCATGACGGCGGCGGTCTGGGGGCCGATTGCGGCCTTCAACGCCGCTATGTCGCCCCAAGGCAGCTGGCGGAAACCGGGCATCAAGGGGCCATAGCCCTTGACCATCTTCTCGGAGCCCGCGGCGGCGATCGCGCCGGTCGAGCGGCCGTGGAAGGCGCCCTCGAAGGTCAGGATCTCGATCCGCTCGGGCTCACCGGCGGCGTCCCAGTACTTGCGCACCATCTTGATCGCCAGTTCGGCCGCCTCGGTGCCCGAGTTGGTAAAGAAAACGGTGTCGGCGAAGGTGGCCTCGACCAGCATTTCGGCGAGCCGTTCCTGCTGGGGGATGCGGTAGATATTGCTGACATGCCAGATGCGGCTGGCCTGGTCGGTCAGCGCGGCGACCAGCGCCGGATTGGCGTGACCCAGCGCGTTCACCGCAATCCCGGCGCCGAGGTCCAGATAGCGCGTCCCATCCTCGGCAATCGCCCAGGCACCCTCGCCGCGTTCAAACGCCAGGTCGGCGCGATTATAGGTCGGCAGGATGGCGTCGATCATGGCGGTCCCTTGCGGTAGAGGGCGCGGCGGGCCGGCATGGGCCCCGGCGGGGCTTGCCAATGCGCCGGCGCGACGTTTTCAGGCGCGGCTTGCAGTCGGTTTGCACGGTTAGCGCGGGCGGACGCATGACGCAATCCTCCGCCCCGGGCGGGCGTCAGGCCTTCATCCGATAGCCGGATCGCAGCCACCACCAGCCAAGGCCCAGCACCACCGCCAGCGCGAGCAGGCAGACCCCCAGCCCGAGGACGGGCGAGGCGTCGCTGACCCCGGCAAAGCCGTAGCGCGCCCCGTCGATCAGGTAAAAGATAGGGTTGGCGTGGCTGAAAGCGCGGAACGCCGGCGGCAGCGCTTCGACCGAATAGAACGTGCCCGACAGGAACGACAGGGGCGTCACGATGAAGTTGGTGATCGCCGCCATCTGGTCGAACTTTTGCGCGATGATCCCGGCGAGGATCCCGAGGCCGCCCATCAGCAGTGCGCCCAGCACGACGAAGGTGATCGCCCACAGCGGATGCGCGACGCCAAAGCCGAGCGTCACGGCCATGCCTAGCGTGATGACCGAGGCGACCAGTCCAGCCCGTATGACAGATCCTGCGAGGTAGCCGGCCAATATCTCGCCGGCCGACAGGGGCGGCATCAACGTGTCGACGATATTGCCCTGCATCTTGGCCGAGATGATCGAGGACGAGGTGTTGGCAAAGGCGTTCTGGATCACGGTCATCATCAGGACGCCCGGCCCAAGGAAGGCAAGGTAAGGCAGCCCCATTACCTCGCCCCGGCCGCGCCCGAGGGCCAGCGCGAAGACCATGACGAATAGCCCTGCCGTCATCAGCGGGGCAAAGATGGTCTGCTGCCAGACCGCCATGAACCGGCGAACCTCGCGCATGGCCAGCGTCCACAGGCCGAGCCAGTTGATCATTCCGAACCGGCGCACGCCCATGGGGCGCTGGTCAGCCGTTGCGTCAGCTTGCCTTGAAGTCATGTGTTCGTGGGGATATATCCGGGCATCCCGGTTCTTAGACCGGGCCAGCCGAAAACATGCAAGGGTGGGCGCGATGTCGTGGACCGACGAGCGGGTCGAAACGCTGAAGCGGATGTGGACCGAGGGTCAGTCGGCCAGCCAGATCGCCAAGGAACTTGGCGGTGTCACGCGCAACGCCGTGATCGGCAAGGTCCATCGGTTGGGCCTGTCGAACCGCACCGAGGAAGGTGAGGCCGCCCCCGAGGCGCCGGCCGCTGCCGCCGCGCCCGCAGCCGCCGCTGCATCTGCGCCCGAGGCGCCGCGCCACGAGCCCGTGGCGGCCAAGTCCGCCCCCGAGCCGGAGCCCGAGGCCGAACCCGCACCGGTCGCGACCTTTACCCCGCGGCGGCCGATCGTGCCCGCAGGCCAGCCGCTGCCGCCCCAACCCTCGGCCAACGAAATCAGCCCCGAGGCCCTCGCCTCGGTCCGCGAGGTCGAAAAGCGCGCCCGCAAGCTGACCCTGATGGAGTTGACCGAGCGGACCTGCAAATGGCCGATCGGCGATCCGGCGACGGAAAAGTTCTGGTTCTGCGGCCTCCCCTCGCAGGCGGGCAAGCCCTATTGCGAGGCCCATGTCGGTGTCGCCTTCCAGCCGATGAGCGCGAGGCGCGACCGCCGCCGCTGACACCGGCCTGCCAGA
Coding sequences within it:
- a CDS encoding TRAP transporter substrate-binding protein, with the translated sequence MFEFRNLTRAAGIAAMMALWSAAPAAAQDQITIKFSHVVAPDTPKGKGAEKFKELAEKYTEGKVKVEIYPNSQLYKDKEEMEALQLGAVQMLAPSLAKFGPLGVPEFELFDLPMLFKDSADLRKITEGDVGKGLMAKLDAKGIKGLAYWDNGFKIMTANSPVVNPDDFLGLKMRIQSSKILEAQFQALGAVPQVMAFSEVYQALQTGVVDGTENTPSNTYTQRVYEVQKYANVSNHGYIGYAVIVNKKFWDGLPDDVRANLDKAMAEATAYANGIAEEENATALQAMRDTGKTEFHDMTEGERAEWYKVLRPVHEKMANRIGADLIQQTYKALGTQ
- a CDS encoding GcrA family cell cycle regulator gives rise to the protein MSWTDERVETLKRMWTEGQSASQIAKELGGVTRNAVIGKVHRLGLSNRTEEGEAAPEAPAAAAAPAAAAASAPEAPRHEPVAAKSAPEPEPEAEPAPVATFTPRRPIVPAGQPLPPQPSANEISPEALASVREVEKRARKLTLMELTERTCKWPIGDPATEKFWFCGLPSQAGKPYCEAHVGVAFQPMSARRDRRR
- the argF gene encoding ornithine carbamoyltransferase; translation: MTNFLDIHTTPKPDLRSMIDAARVMKAARGDAPKATPDAEQPLANRMVALIFEKPSTRTRISFDLGVRQMGGQTMVLSGADLQLGHGETVADTARVLSRYVDLIMIRTFEEATLHEMAEHATVPVINGLTNRTHPCQIMADVLTFEEHRGPIAGRKVVWSGDGNNTCHSLIGAAGQFGFDFTFTGPPPLDPEAAFMDFARAQGVRAEIERDPVRAVEGADLVVTDTWVSMHDPVSARERRHNQLRGYQINEALMAQAGPDALFMHCLPAHRDDEVTSAVMDGPQSVVWDEAENRLHAQKAVMRWCLGV
- a CDS encoding fumarate hydratase, with product MPAISEEDVIASVSDALQFISYYHPADFIRAMSDAWRTEESPAAKGAMAQILVNSRMAALGHRPICQDTGVANITARIGVRARLDWDRPLQQIVDDAVRRAWRQNDNPLRASVVADPLGQRRNTGDNAPAMLHVEMVAGDRIAFDVSAKGGGSENKSRFAVLNPSASVADWVVEAVAGMGAGWCPPGILGVGIGGSVDKAMVMAKQALNEPLDAHQLRARGAATPEEELRLELIDRINALGVGAQGLGGLTTVLDVKVRSFPTHAASLPVAVVPNCAATRHVHFELDGSGPARLTPPDLSDWPELDFRDAWRDARRVDLDGLTREEIASWQPGEALLLSGRMLTGRDAAHRRIQQMLAAGELLPVDFRDRAIYYVGPVDPVAGEVVGPAGPTTSSRMDGYSDMMLDRLGVALMIGKAERGPQTLDAIARNGAAYLIAVGGAAYLVSQAIREARVIAFAELGMEAIHEFTVKDMPVTVAVDARGTSVHVTGPKAWRRLPA
- a CDS encoding aspartate aminotransferase family protein, which gives rise to MIDAILPTYNRADLAFERGEGAWAIAEDGTRYLDLGAGIAVNALGHANPALVAALTDQASRIWHVSNIYRIPQQERLAEMLVEATFADTVFFTNSGTEAAELAIKMVRKYWDAAGEPERIEILTFEGAFHGRSTGAIAAAGSEKMVKGYGPLMPGFRQLPWGDIAALKAAIGPQTAAVMLEPVQGEGGIRVMPDADLREIRALCDSTGALLVLDEVQSGMGRTGRLFAHEWAGIAPDIMMVAKGIGGGFPLGAVLATEKAALPMTAGSHGSTYGGNPLACAVGTAVMGIVAEPEFLAEVGRKGALLRQRLEGLVAAHPAVFEAVRGQGLMLGLRCRVAPTDLVKAGYDQHLLTVAAADNTLRLLPPLTITEDEIAEAVARLDRAATAVEAALPTESHA
- a CDS encoding ABC transporter permease, coding for MGVRRFGMINWLGLWTLAMREVRRFMAVWQQTIFAPLMTAGLFVMVFALALGRGRGEVMGLPYLAFLGPGVLMMTVIQNAFANTSSSIISAKMQGNIVDTLMPPLSAGEILAGYLAGSVIRAGLVASVITLGMAVTLGFGVAHPLWAITFVVLGALLMGGLGILAGIIAQKFDQMAAITNFIVTPLSFLSGTFYSVEALPPAFRAFSHANPIFYLIDGARYGFAGVSDASPVLGLGVCLLALAVVLGLGWWWLRSGYRMKA
- a CDS encoding MmgE/PrpD family protein, giving the protein MTITRTLADFSVLTPAATIPREVTTRALALVTDLAGSAIRASNDSASSPAMLAMLDRLGLAGGGDCTVLGLQRRFGAGAAALLNGAFGHSLDFDDTHSDSSLHPSAPVVPAPLAAAELTDATGQELLVATVIGFEVCCRLGMALDPTAHYARGFHPTATAGTFGAAAAAGRLLGLSPEAMVSAFGIAASQASGSLQFLENGAWNKRYQVGEAAMKGLMAATLAAEGFRGATEALEGTHGFLKGYSDGAQPLRATADLGTVWETLRIGVKPYPACRYTHAAVDGLLALQRTHGWTPDQVTAVRVGLHRNGIALVGAPLAEKQRARSIVAGQFAMPFTAAVALLRGRFGWDDYDLLGDAEAEALAGRVDVWRDPSLEGLRHPFGATLEVRADGAVHHLRIPDPSGEPETFPDAAALAAKFRSLTAPVLNGADGEWLERLASLGQGACVRQVLA
- a CDS encoding LysR family transcriptional regulator — protein: MMDLRQLRYFIAIAEQGSFSRAAVVLHVAQPALSLHVRNMEAALGTALLVRTPRGVELTEAGTILLRHARIIMDQITVAAEEVRGRHSDPAGDVRLGLPGTIGQILAVPLITAANQRYPRIKLRIAEAMSGFILEWMREGRIDLAVLYGQAAEHGIRTEQLLDEQLQFFGPAEGLRSEVLPPPHSPLAFAEIARLPLILPGIGHGLRDLLGRHAQVHQVELNTVIDVESYSNIKALVAEGLGYSILPEHAIAAEVAEARLRSWPVAAPGITRGIYLAHSASRPMTSAVSTVLALARETLHDLARTGRWIGATEPADAAR